The genomic stretch ATTAttcccatattctttttttaatactccCATATTCAAACTGAATTTTGTACACCATGTCATTTCATAGAGACTATTCTTAAAATCCCTGAGCAAGCCATATACGTTAATGACTCATGAACATTGGAATAAGGAAAACAGAGTAGATTCTACATGAGTTAGTAAGTACACAAGATGTCATTTGTATGGGGGGATTCTCAAACCAAGATAAATGAGATTTACAAAGCATAAATACAATATGATGTAGAAAACATTAGTCCTATTATGaatctataatatttttgtttgctagGAAATCATCAATTTTGAAACATGGAAATTACCTCATTTGAACCTGTATTTCTATTCTTTCTGAAGATATAGGtacaaaacacacatatacatacatgtgctTCTTCCTAGTTAGAGCTGTTCCTCCAAAATTCATCTATTGCTTAACATAACACATTGCATTCTGTGCATATCAAGACCCCATAATACTATACTTGTGTTCTGTGTGCtcaaaaaaataggagaaaataaaaatattggatgaaattttataaatagtCCCTGAGAATTCTGTAGATATAGCTTATAATTACATTTGTAGTGACTTTATTCAATTAGCAATTGTTAGGTAGAACTACTGGGCATTAGCGATGGTGAGCCATGGttcaataaagaagaaagaagaagaagaaactaacattagaaaaaaataattacggatccctgggtggctcggtggtttagtgcctgccttccgctcagggcgtgatcctggagacccccctggatcgagtcccacgtcgggctccctgtaggagcctgcttctccctctgcctgtgtctctgcctctctctgtgtctctcatgaataaataaataaataaatctttaaaaaaaataattacaatctttagcaaaatcttacaaataaggatacctgggtagctagctcagcagttgagcgcctgcctttggctcagggcatgattccagggtctggggtctggggtctggggtctggggcttgagtcccacataaggcttaccgcagggagcctgcttctccctctacctgtgtctctgcctttctctgtgtgtctctcatgaataaataaaatcttttttaaaaaatcttacaaataaaagaaaacatctgaCAGTAGGATAGAGAGAATATACTCAGACCCATTCTATGAGGTCAGggttaccctgataccaaagcagGATAAACACAATACAAGAAGGAAGGATAGCAAAACTAAAAGTTTTCCTACTCTCGcttttgacatctatttgcatgtaaagaaatctcaaatgtagtcaaaagaaaaaaagagacacagtGAAAATAAGTATCCCTCTCTAGACATCCATCTCTCCCTGGATCCTTTCAGGTATATTAACAAATATAGGTGACCATTGAATAATATGGTTTTGAACAATGTGAGTCTACTTATACACAGATggattctgggatttttttttataaatacagtgcACTACTGTAAATGTGCTATCTCTTCATTAGattccaataatattttattttatttctttctaattttttttttttttttttaaatcctgcttttcttttttttttttttaattttttttaatttatttatgatagtcacacacacacagagagagagagaggcagagacacaggcagagagagaagcaggctccatgcaccgggagcccgacgtgggattcgatcccgggtctccaggatcgcgccctgggccaaaggcaggtgccaaaccgctgcgccacccagggatccctctttctaatttttatttatttatgatagtcacagacagagagagaggcagagacataggcagagggagaagcaggctccatgcagggagcccgacgtgggatccgatcctgggtctccaggatcgcgccctgggccaaaggcaggcgccaaactgcaccacccagggatcccgatattttattttctgaagcttACTTCACTCTAAAAATACAATACATACTACAGACTACATACAAAGAATGAGATGATTGTTAATGTTCTAGGTGAGATTTCTGGTCAATAATATGCTATTTCCGTGCAAAAGTAGGTATAGTATTCAGTTTGGGAAACACAAAAGATACAGGCAGATTTTCAATTGTGGAGGGGTTGGGACCTCTCGTGCTACCATTTCCACAGCTAAAATGTAATTTatctattgatttttcttctctatgaCAAATATGCTGATTTAGAATAATCTCTGAAAAGTGATATTGACTTACTGCTTTCTcctgtgaattctctgatgttaTTTAGATTGCTTTCCATTACACAGTTTAGCAATTATTTATGTCCTCaatgttttttatcctttataaAGAGTCTGGTTTTAGTACagacttcagaaaagaaaaacacaggtcTTGCATCAATTTTACTTTCCTAGGGTTTCTACCAACTAGACTTTGTCTGATGTTCAGTAAGGGTGCAGTTCTAGGAAAAGACTTTGCCACCATTCTTGACAACTGTAAGGAATTTCCACTGGATGTATTAACCCATGTTGAATAGTTTTGATTATGAATTAAATgccttgccacattctttacacCTAAGAGCTTCTCTCCACTATGCACCCTCTGCTGTTCACACACTTTGCAGTTCTGCTTAAATGctttctcacattttattttaaatttgccaGCCTGGTCCTCACTATGTCTTTCCTTAGTCTGTTAAGTTTTAAGTGCTACTTTATGACTTTGccacattttatacatttttaaattttcttcctattctaAATGTCAGCTGTTGGAGGAAATTTGAACACAAGTTAAAACTTTTCCATGGTTACTACATTTGTAAGTCTTATCTCTTGTGAAGATACAATGCTGCACAGTAAGAATTGAGCTCCATAAGACTTTCTGATATTCATTACTTTTATACTGGTTCTCTGGGGACTAAGTTCTCTGAGGTTTACCGGGATTTGACCCTTGATTAACATTTTCCCCCAGATTCATTGCATTGGGCAGTCTGTCTCTATTAAAAACACCTTTGTAATTATGGAAGGTAGAGTCTTCATTAAAGATCCTCCTAAGTTCATAACACGTGAAACCTGCtccaaattaaatattatgtgATAACCACTGAAAAGTAATGTGCCAATAAATGTGCTCCTGTGTTTATCAAAATTAGAGACTTGAACAAGACAGGATTGTATTGGTGGGAGAATAATGAACCATCTGAATGAAAGGGGAGGTCTCAAACCAatcacattttgaatttatgtcatttttaaataattaactttCAGAAATGTTTCAGGGAATAATTAATCCAATCTGATATTTGAAATGCTTTGAAGGATTACTTTCGGCATGGACTAGGTGACTTTCCAAAATTTCTAAATGTCcttttagaaaatacatgttttttaaaaatggatttgggTACTTGGGGTTAAAAGACTTCATTCTGCCAATATAATGGACTTAGGAGGGGTTTTCTCCCATAGTTATATATCCTTGATCTCTTCTGGCACTAAGGATTTCATTATGAGTAATTGTCCTACTCGGGTTATATCCATTATAACATCCTTCCTGCTTTCACTAACCCTAGGCCCCCATCACCTTCCCAGtcattcattaaatataaatgaatgaatatatatatatatatactgccgaagcgagcacaataCTCAGGCCTATGATTCCACATCTTTCCATATCACTCTATGCAATGAATCTTCTTTCCCTGTCTTTGCCAACAAGCCTAGGGTGTAATGCAAAGACAAAACTACAAGATGTCAAGTAAGTTATATCACTTATTACACTGACATGCATATATGTTAAAATGCTAAagtacaaaattaatacccattATAGGGTGGCaacaaaatggagaaataggaaccACCAGGAATTTGCTCCTCCATGGAGACAAAGATGGACCAAATTACCTTAAACAATGCTCcagaagccaagaaagaaaacacaacacCCCCAGCATGTACAAATGAAGAGACACATGGAAGAGACAAGGGAAGTTTGTGACACTCGCCCACAACAGGTTCTCAACTTCCCTAAAACTTCGCGTCAACAGCATACGTAAACTCTTACCTCTCctcaggaaagaaacaaattagTGACCTGTATATTCAGTGACCTGGCTTCTTTTCACCTGCCTGacatggaaaacagaagaaatgacaGCACCCTCTGGATGCATTGTGGTGTCTGCTCAGAGTGAGCATTTGCTCAAACAAGGAAGAGactgaaaaagagagaggaaggtatCAAAGCATTCTAAAGAAGTAACTCTATTTTCTTACTGGGAAATTACAAACTCAGACATGACTAATGCTCAGAAATGTGTGACAGGCCCCAGAATTGCTATTATTTGTATACTCCTAAAGAAACCAAGTCCATAACTCTGGGCAAACAggctattttcttttaattcccaaATACCTCCTAAAGATCACAAggcatacaaagaaatagaaaaatgtgttccaatcagaggaagaaaataaatccccTAACCTAGGTTAATAAAGAACTATTCAttgcaaaaaaaatgtattaactgCCTGACACAGTATTCCAATAACCATCATAAAGCTGCTCAtagaggcagaagagaaaataGTAAATAACTCAAGGTTATCATCAGGAAAACTATGCATGACCAAAATATAAatccaaagagacagaaaaagagagagagagagagagagagagagacagtataACATCAATGAACCAGAAATAAGGAGCTGAAGAAGAGTACAATAACTGAGCTTAAAAATTCACTGAGTAGTCAGCAACAGATttgatgaagaagaaataatcatACATCTTAAAGACACCTTTTCTAAATTCTCCACTGAGGTGAGCAAAGAAATATGTGGAACAAGACAGAGGCTAAGGGACTTGTGGGACACCAGCAAGTGGTCCAATATACACATAAGGGAACCTCATGAGAGGAGAGCcacatagatggaaaaaaaagagacacattcAAAGTCGATAAATACTAAGTAGGATAAATATCAGGATATGAACATAGTCACACAGTGTAATTAACCTATCAAAAATCACATgtgaaaagaaattttgaaacaaaaaaaaaaaaaaaagaaattttgaaacagCATAAAAAAGCAACTCACCCTGTACAAGAGAGTTCCTATAAGACTACTactggggagggatccctgggtggcgcagcggtttagcgcctgcctttggcccagggcgcgatcctggagacccgagatcggatcccacgtcaggctcccggtgtatggagcctgcttctccctctgcctatgtctctgcctctctcgctctctctgtgtgtgactatcataaataaataaaaatttaaaaaaaaaaaaaaaaaaagactactacTGGggagacgcctgagtggctcagctgtcgaggatctgcctttgacccagggtgtgatcttggagtacaggtatcgagtcccacatcagggtccttgcatggagcctgcttctctctctgcctgtgtctctgcctctctctgtgtgtctctcatgaataaatgaataaaaaaaaaaaaaaaaaaaagactactagTGGGATCCTCAGCAGACCTGTTAAGAAGAGATGCATGGGATAATATATTCAAGTACTGAAAGATCAAAATATAGCCACCAGGAATATTTTCCCTGGCAAATTTGTCTTCCATAGATATAGAAATGaagattttccaaaataaaacccAAGTTTACCCATAAACCTgtcctacaagaaatgttaaaggaattctttctagatgaaataaaaagattctaaGCAGTAATTGATAACACATGACAACATAAATCTCTCTgctaaacataaatatttacctAATTATACCGTTGCAATTAGGCAGCACATgtcacttttatttctgatacagattcttttaaataaaagtatgtcATAAATCTAGGTAATAAAAATTACACAACATAAAATAGAATTTGTAATATAGGTAACAAAGTGCGTGCAAGTGTGAAAATAATAGGTAGAAGAGTTTTGCATGCAACTGATGATTTTTTCATCGTTTGTTTCACTTCTAAtgtgttttaagtaatctctaaggTCTCTACAATGAAAATACATACAGAAGACAAAAGTTAATGAGAATGGCACCAAGGCATACCATGGGTATAACACCACAATTAAGGATAAAATTTAATAGCAAAACGTTATACAGAGgtataaaatgtttcaaaattacCTTGATATCAAAGAAGTGTTTCTCTCATGCAAAGAGAGTAAAATTCACCAATAACTAGATAACATCATTATGACAACTCTGCTAGACATAATACAACATTCACTGACCACTAaccaagagaaataaacagaagtCACAGACTATGTATGTGTGATATACAAATCCAAGacaaacatacacataatttCATTGGCAAAAGGCTTAAGCTTATTCTTATTTGAGTGACACTCACACTGTCTTTAAATGTACTGTTGTGAAAATTCTCATCCTATAACATAATACACGAGTAAACCTGAAACCACAACTCGCTAATGTGGTAGACTGTTCCAGAAAAAAGGAAGCACATTACTATGGAATTACCAAACCAGACtaagataaaatttaattctagtaattctacttaaaaatttgatatactgggcagcccggatggctcagtggttgggtgtctgccttcagcccagggtgtgatcctggagacccgggatcaagtcccacgtcgggctccctgcatggagcctgcttctccctctgcctgtgtctctgcctctctctctcatgaataaataaaatctttaaaaaaaaaaaaaaaagaacgttaaagaaatgtattacattattattatattcctcCTATACAGAATTTGAGGCTGTAATCCATTCTTTAAGACTGAGGACACAAACAACaccctcatttctattttttttaaagattttatttatttattcatagagacacagagagagagaagcagagacacaggcagagggagaagtaggctccatgcagggagcccaatgtggcactcgatcccaggactccaggatcacactgagccaaaggcagatgctcaaccactgagccacccaaggtgtccCAACACCTTCATTTCTAAGTAAACACGATGAAAGTTGTAAAATACGCTGACAGCCACTGtatgtaaaattaatatttgggATTAAATTCAGATGCAgtgtaaggaaaataaaagaaaaatgtaatgattAATTTTCCCTAaagtaaaattacatttctaaGCAAAAGGTCTTTTTAATATGGGGATtctaggggtgactgggtggtcagttgcttaagcatctgtctttggcacaggtcatgatttcagggtcctgggatcctgctccactTTGGGCTCACTACTaatcagagagtctgcttctccatctgcctctacCCTTATCCTGcttattgtctttctctctcaaacaaataaataaaatattttaaaaacatataggcactgggcagcccaggtggctcagcggtttagcacctgccttcgaccgagagcatgatcctggagacccaggatcgagtcccacatcgggctccctgaatggagcctgcttctccttctgcctgtgtctctgcctctctttctgtgtctcccatgaataaataaacaaaatctttaaataaatatatatatgtgtgtgtgaattttactaattttcttcCTCACTTCTTATAAAGCACATGCCCATGTCCTTTCAGAATtctgatctaaaaaaaaatcagagataagTCTCACATGTAACtaattagaaaatgaaagtgaaaCACATAACAAAGTCAAAAGAACTTGATATAAGACAAAATTATAATATGATGCAATTATTAACAAATCAGgcaacatgggacacctgggtggctcagcggttgagcatctatgcCTTCCGCTcggggcaagatcctggagtcctggaatcgagtcccacatcgggctccctgcatggaacctgcttctcctccctctgcctgtgtctctgcctctctttctgtgtctcacatgaataaataaataaaatccaaaaaaaaaaaaaaaaagtcaggtaaCAAGACCTTACTAAAGGCTACAAGTTCTGAGTTCTAAGTGTTCTGTCTCCCCTATGGCATTTATGATGGATGaatttatgggacgcctgggtggctcagcgattgagcctCTACCtacaccttcagctcagggcgtgatcctggagtcccaggatccagtcccacatcagtctccctgcatggatcctgcttctccctctgcctaggtctctgcctctctttttctgtgtctctcatgaataaataagtaaaatattttttaaaaaatgatgtatgaATTTAGGAAACAAGTAGATACATTACATTATTTCTCCAATGAGGAATGGAACACATAAATTGGGGATTTCTAATATTAgttaatatgaagaaaaattaacttttttttttttttttttttttttagaaaaattaacttttgaaGGGAAATAAAGCattagattttctcattttagggAGGTGCTTTGTTATCTAATGAAGGTGCTAAATCTCAATTTTGCAGCATGAAGTTTAAAccatctaaaatattaaaaaggataaaCCATAAAATATTAGATATCTGTCTCCAGTGTTCCCAGGATTTCTGCATCAAATCTCAGTATGACTACACCTACTCTGAGACACATTTCTCCCATGACAAAAAACAGAACTTACAAAGGGCTAATAAGCATAGAGATCCTCAAAAGTAGGGATTTTTCTCAGGGCTCTCAGAGCAATGGAGAAGCTCTCAGATTATGGTGACCCTTCCATTCCCAGAGGAGTCTCCTGGACCTCTCTGTAGATGTGATGGACCATCACTGGAGCTAAAGGAGAGTCCTTAGTGAAGGTAAGATCATGATAATGTTGCATAGCAGATGTCCCTCtgtgagagggagaaaaataacaCAAGGCTTCTCAAACTCATTTCTATTCAAGGAGACCTATTCCAATCACTGTTTAAGGTCTATCTTCCCCCTTCACATGTGGACCTCTGCTTCATTCATTCCCACCTACCTGGATGGAAGGctgctttctcctttctcctcataTCCCAGAGCTGCTTCTCTTGCTCCAAAAAGATGACCAGGTCTGGCCTGGACACATTGAGACCTGTtgattagaaaaaaggaaaatgagtatTGCTGGAGAGCCTAACTTTTAATCATGATTGTGCTCAGTCAGCAGAGAAGAAGGGACATTGTAGAATTCTAGAAAATGGTTTCCCAAATCATGTTACCCAACAGGTCCCTTTAGAACACAGGAAACATTTCTAATGATTACATCCTGACTCCACTTACAAGTACTACCCTTCACAGTGAGTGAGAAAATAAGAGTATAACATGTGGGCAGTATCATTTTATGCCACTCAATGTTTAGAATTGCCACTCATCTATAGAAGTAATGATGTTCcctaaaggaagggaaaatacagCTGAAAAGGACACATCATGAAGATTTTTCTCTACGTCTAGAAACCCCTCATTTCCCATTCTGCCTGGATCTGAATTCCAGTCATTCAAAGAGGGTAACACCCCTTCCTAGGGACACTGTTCACATGAAGGAAGAACACCCAGAGCATAGTTAGGGAAATCTGTAAGAAGTCTCCTCACCCAAGAAGAGGAGGTGTCCGTAGTTCTCTAACATCACATCCCTGTACAATTCCCGCTGAGTGTGGTTCAGGCATCCCCACTCCTCCTGAGAGAATTCTATGGTCACATCCCTGAATGTCAGCAGTCCCTGCAATAAATACCACAGTTACCATGTGGCCACAGGCAGAGTTCACAGTGTACCTAAGATGAAAGAGGGAGTTAATGTCACCAGCTAGACCCTAAGACATGACCTTCCCTGCTTTGTGACTTGAGTAAAAGAAAGACCTACGGGATGGAGGACTGAATGATTGAGAACCTCCACTCCCAGAAGTCAAATATATCAACTACACAAAGGTGAGAGCCCTCCTTGTCCAGTGAAATTGATGGGATGTGGAATAGGAGCccatggtcaagaaagaattcttgagacaatTTGATGTGAAATGTTGGGGTTCTGGAGTGAATGATGAAGAAAGAATTGTTTAGATCTCTTTGGTGCAAAAAATGAGACCTTATGAAAGCATAGGGTCAGGACCCATGTCTAGAAAGAAATGGACTGGGACTGGGAGCAGTGACTCATTATGTAGCTCCAAGTGGGGAGGGGGTTAAGGATTGTGAACTCTGTAAGGAATTTGGAATATAGGTTTCCAGGATCTGGACATCTTAGTTGGTGTTATGATAATTTCCACTACTACTATCCAGTAAatccttagtcatgagacccttcagatatagatcagtgggccatatgcttagAGGATGACAGCCTACTTTTATTGGGGAGAtggagataaaggaagtttccaaaccaattttcatatgttaaagaggACTTAATAGGATCCTGAAGGTCTGGCTACTGTTAAGCTAAAGTTGCTTTTTGCCTCCAACAAAACATTAACATTGAGGCATTCTTGAGGAATGTCACACTCTGCCTGTCTCGGGTTTTTATCAATGGTTGAAGGAAATTTAATCTTATTCACACTTCTTTTGACTTTGTTCTCCTCATCAGAAACTACAAACAAGGAGTGACAGGATGACTCCTTCGGTTCAGAGTGGGCCTGGGTTgtgatcagggtgtgatcccagggtccccagatgaagtcccacatcaggctccctgcatggagcctgcccctctctctgtctctgcctctctctctgtgtctctcatgaataaataaaatctttaaaataaataaaatgttttctgcatATCACTAATTACATCTAAGATCCTTACAAATGATAAGAGGGAAAATATGACCATTATAGGGAAGGAATCTGGCAGAGAGCACCAAGCCAATAAAACCTAATCATTGTATAGACACAAATTCTTATCACACTCTAAGGCACACCGCAGGACACACCATCACTGGTGCTTTCTTGTGGTCAAAAACAGTAACTTAGAATATAAATTTGATTACAAAAATACAGTGGATTTATACCCAGTATAGTTTCTGTAGAAACTTCTTGTAGGCAGCAGACTTGAGCAAAGGAATATAGAAAGGGACCCCAGTGACCCTCTGGTTGACACAGATGGGACCATCAGGGGACCCACTTCTAAATATCTATATGCCCTCACTAACCAATGGACAACTTACAGCCAGGTACAGGtaccataaaaaggaaaattcgagtgacgcctgggtggttcaatggttgagcatctgccttcagttcagggcatgatcctggagttctaggatggagtcccacatcagggtccctgcataaagcctgcttctccctctgcttgtgtctctgcctctctctatatatgtctctcatgaaagaaagaaagagaaaagaaaatttttttaaaaaaagagaaaattcgctaagtcaaagaaagagaagaaaagaaaaggaaatcttttttttaaaaaagggaaaattcgCTAAGTCCACTAACTCCTcacctttcccttttatttattttattttttatttttatttttttgtgatagtcacagagagagagagagagagagagagaatgaggcagagacacaggcagagggagaagcaggctccatgcaccgggagaccgatgtgggattcgatcccgggtctccaggatcgcaccctgggccaaaggcaggcgccaaaccgctgcgccacccagggatccctcacctttCCCTTTTAAATGCAGGCCCCACCCATTGTGTCCCTGCACAAAGCCTTTCCACGGGAATATTCAacaaaattctatattttttgttCGGCCTCTGAATTTGTTTCAATGCCCACTTGATTGCCTTCCACCCAATCATCAATCCTTGTTTGGGGTCCCCATCTAACTGGCAGAGACAACAGGATGATATACCAATTTCCATCTCTGTAATAgctagtatattttattttcttattttagttttaaagactTATGTATATTTTGGAAGGAGGACAGGAGGAGCACAAGGACAGAGACAGaacctcaagccgactcccctcTAAGCTCAGAGCCAGAAACAGGGCTGCATTCTAGGACCCTATTATCATAGGGTCTGAAAACAAGAGTGTGACACTTttagtgactgagccactcaggtgaccctctagtgtattttagatagaatatctttttcagagatgcctgggtggctcagcggttgagtgtctgccttcagctcagggcatgaccctggagttccaggattgagtcccgaatCCGGCTCTCTGAGTGGTGCTTCTTCTCCCtatacctatgtctctgcctctgtctctcatgaataaataaataaaatcttttaaaaatatatatatattcttcacaTTCTAAAGAGCAAGACTCTTGTGCCCCCCTTTTTAGTATGAAAACATTCCGAGTTATTCTTGACCTCATATCCATTGTgtttatttgtgcattttcttATTCCTGGGCTACACAGAGCTGATAAAGTATCCAGATGGGACctaaatgagaaatattttccttcactGATATTCCAGGTACAGACCTCATCAGTAATAGGAATGTTGAACTCAATGCCTTCCCCTATAGATCGATCTATCACAACGGGAATATTTTCAATACTTGCAGGACTTTAATTCAAAGTCACAACTGTTGATGGCCTATTGGAACCCAGGTGGGAGAGCGGAGAGAGGAGG from Canis lupus dingo isolate Sandy chromosome 1, ASM325472v2, whole genome shotgun sequence encodes the following:
- the LOC112645044 gene encoding KRAB domain-containing protein 5 isoform X2 — protein: MASSQGLLTFRDVTIEFSQEEWGCLNHTQRELYRDVMLENYGHLLFLGLNVSRPDLVIFLEQEKQLWDMRRKEKAAFHPDFIYS
- the LOC112645044 gene encoding KRAB domain-containing protein 5 isoform X3 encodes the protein MASSQGLLTFRDVTIEFSQEEWGCLNHTQRELYRDVMLENYGHLLFLGLNVSRPDLVIFLEQEKQLWDMRRKEKAAFHPGRWE